The genomic window GTAGATTAAAAGTCAAAACTGTACTAGTGCTGCTTACGTAATTACAGGACCACCTGAcaattgtggccactttttggtggtcccttagattgcCACAAGCTAGCATTAGGAGCCCTGTGTGTAGTTACTACCTGTCTACTGTGGCCTTTTCCTTAAAGTCCCTAGAGAAGCTATTATAGACAGGTTTCGATGTGTGGTgtccactctccaagcagaggttctgcTCCGGCTTGTTTTCGACGTCTTTGATGCGTCTGTACTGCGGGCTTTTAATTTTGTCAGCTTTTTTGTCTGCCAGCCAAATAGCTGCCCAAAAGAaaccctgacaaaatagaaagcccgataaaatcgcataaaagacgtaaaaaaacaagccggagccaaacttctgcttggagagcatggTATGTACTAATACCTTATATGGGAGAAGAACTATTACCTAGCAAGTCCACTTAGTGCAAAATAGTTTGAGATTTCAAAGGCATTCCTGTAAAGTGGCGGATAGCCAGCGAAGAACCCCAGGGTGTAACTTAACCCCCATAGTTAATACACAAGGTAAGTTACTCAAGCCACTCCGACGAAAGGCCGTGAATGCTGCCCGAAACGTTGGGCCGTTTCTAAcatctatctagttgcttgaatGGATTTTACCCTTGCGTATattattacctgtatgtctaacattcatcatttAATGTTCTACTGACGATGTGTTAAGTAAACCAAAGCCTGAAAAGTTTTCTTCTCTGATCATTTTAATTtcataaaatacaaaatacaccAAGAACCCTCGTTTCCGTAGCTACCTTGTGCCTTGGACAGCCTATCTAATGTTTGCAATCAATGTTAATATCTTACATACACTCCACATTTTACTTTACAACACTTTAAGTAAGTAAAACCAAGCCCCCCCTTTTCATTTGATGATATAAGTTAAAACGTAAATGTATTTTATATCTTCCTCATGACAAGACAACACTGTAACCGAAAATGGAGCAATTAAATGTTTATACATCATTACTTTCAGGCTCATcatgaaaaataaatacatacaaCGTCTCTCTGTTTTAAATCATACAACCTCTAAAACTGGGAAAAAGAACCAGAATGTAGCGTTATCAGCGTTGTTTCCATCAAAGAATCGCGTTACATCTATTTACAACGGCGAATAAAAAAACGCGTTATAGCCAAGGTATGTTTGTGCCATCTgttcatatactagtatctaaagacaattcaaagtCTACAGGATAAGATTCGGAGATTACATccggacatttcgagtgacatccatcactcttcttcagcgtcactagaatgaactggcagaagaagtcaATACTAGTACAGGACAGTAACATATTTGccgcttgcttgtttgtttgtttgtttgtttgtttgtttgttgttaatccTGGTACAGCAGGAAGCCCGTGAAGGTGATGGTGCCGTCCTCCccgctgtctgtctgtttgtttgtttgtttgtttgtttgtttgtttgtttgtttgttcgttgtTAACCCTGGTACAGCAGGAAGCCCGTGAAGGTGATGGTGCCGTCCTCCCccgctgtttgtttgtttgtttgtttgttcgttgtTAATCCTGGTACAGCAGGAAGCCCGTGAAGGTGATGGTGCCGTCCTCCccgctgtttgtttgtttgtttgtttgtttgtttgttgttaatccTGGTACAGCAGGAAGCCCGTGAAGGTGATGGTGCCGTCCTCCccgctgtttgtttgtttgtttgtttgtttgtttgtttgtttgtttgtttgtttgtttattaatccTGGTACAGCAGGAAGCCCGTGAAGGTGATGGTGCCGTCCTCCccgctgtctgtctgtctgtctgtttgtttgtttgtttgtttgtttgtttgtttgtttgttgttaatccTGGTACAGCAGGAAGCCCGTGAAGGTGATGGTGCCGTCCTCCccgctgtttgtttgtttgtttgtttgtttgtttgtttgtttgtttgttgttaatccTGGTACAGCAGGAAGCCCGTGAAGGTGATGGTGCCGTCCTCCCcgctgtttgtctgtttgtttgtttgtttgtttgtttgtttgtttgtttggttgtttatGTTAATCCTGGTACAGCAGGAAGCCCGTGAAGGTGATGGTGCCGTCCTCCccgctgtttgtttgtttgtttgtttgtttgtttggttgtttatGTTAATCCTGGTACAGCAGGAAGCCCGTGAAGGTGATGGTGCCGTCCTCCCcgctgtttgtctgtttgtttgtttgtttgtttgtttgtttgtttgtttgtttatgttaaTCCTGGTACAGCAGGAAGCCCGTGAAGGTGATGGTGCCGTCCTCCCCGCTGCCGTCCAGCAGCCCACCGCTGGCCAGCTTGGTGTAGACCGTGTCGCCCAGCTCCAGGTGCAGCACCACGGCCTGGGACAACATGCTGGTGTCCCGCGTGCTGTCGTCCTCGGCGGTCGCCTCGATCCGCCGGTTCTTCATCAGGTGAACCGTGGTCCGCCGCGCGTCCATCTTCTTCATGTTGAAGGTGAAGAAATACGTGCCGGGCACCCTGCAGGTGAACACCCCGAAGTAAGGGTCGAAGCTCGAACCCACGTTGCTAAGCAACCGGTCGAACTCGATGACTCGTTCCCAGGGCGCGGTGAAGTCCGTGGTGCGCTTGGCGGAGAAGGCGACCTGGGAGCCGCCGCTGGCGGGaaggatgttgttgttgttgttgatgtggtTGTTATGGCGACGGCTTTCGGTGTTACCTGGGTGACGGAAAGGTTATGTTAGTAAAGCATCTCCACAATGTCCTTTAATCTACCTTGTCACGACTTTCACAACAATCTGTAAAATTCCTTTGACTCTAGTTACCCCGggtgctaacgttacatgtggaTAACGTTAGCGTTACTTTTATTGCGATGAAAGAGATAAACAGACTTAGTCCAAACCACATGGACGAACTTGCACTTGTACCGAACAGACATTCTGGCTTTCaaggtcaaaatggcggcgttaTCATTCGCCACACAGAACAGGGCGTTTAAAAACGAAGTCCTTGTTTATACAGAGCTGTTTGCTTGATGTCCAACAGTTTTCAGCTTCTATCCGATTCAGATAAATGCAAGTAGTCACCGGGGAAGCGgatgtttttcaagaaagggtGATGGGGACCGAAAATTCGTGAAAGAGGGTCAAAAGATATGACAACATGAATTTTCCGCTTTCTTTGTCGGATAGTCAGATCGAGTTTGGCAAACCCGTAACATGAGCGTATTACTCTCGTCTGAGAACAACGTTCAATTGTTGTTATCCAGACGATACAAACAGGATTAGACCGGGGATTCTTTTCTGCTTGGTCGGATGTGACCAACATGAAACACAGGAGTATTGTTCACACCAAACTACGGAACTAACACGTTCTGTCAGGttgtttggcttggcgacatagagtaaacgggacaaaatagacagcccgacaaaaacgtctaaaagacgtgaaaaacaagccggagccgaacctctgcttggagagtagccagGTTGGTCTCAGCATCATGACAGGCCTCCACAGGTGCTGATCAGATCAAGTCCTGTACGtagcctccacagcaggctCTACTACAGTTTGGAACTAACCGTTTCTTGCCgggtgctgttttctgattggtATTGGTTCTGTGTTCTGATGGCTTCTCGCTTTCAACAACAGCCGCCATTTAATAGAACACGGAAGCAGTCAGAAAACCGTACGTAATCATGCCGAACGAAAAGACGTCGAAAATAGTAAAACCCAGAGTAGTGGggtctgctatggaggctaatgtGTTTGAAAGAACTTCCCGAAACCTGTGTACAGGTCCCTGTACCTGATGTAACGTTAAGGTACGCAGTCCTATCTCTTACCGTAGTCTGTGGGCGGTCTCCGGTGCACCGGCGCTTTCCCCGGTTTGTATCCTCCAGGTTTTCCCGCCACCAGGCCGCCATCCTCACACACCGCACCGGGCGGACACCTCTGTTTCCATGACGACGGGAGGGAGAAGGCCTCGGCAGAGAGGGAGAGGCAGACGACCGCGAGAGACAACATCGCCCCGGCAGACTTCTCTCTCAACACGCAGGGCAGCTGCATTTTCAGGCTCTGGGTTACCTACAACAGAACAGGAAAGAGTTGAGCAAACAGACATTGCAATAGgaaataaaaagatacaaaaaccggaagttctgctgcagtaccaaggtcacataccagggggtccaaaattgaccttgaccttcgtcttcccaagacctactcacatgcgaaatatcattgtaatccatcaaaaggttcttgagttatgctgaccacaatatccggaaacacaaacacgcacacacagacacacacacacacacacacacgcacacacacacacacacaaacagacagacagacacacccaaaactatatctacatttttcatggagatgataaaagAAGCATCAGTACATCATGGGTCTACAACCATCcatcaacagagacgggggacgccatagactttctgcaacttatggtCCAcaggtcacgtgttctatctgcagaacgtgacgtcacagaagcagtggattgctcattccttgacaaagactggagttggtcaGTCAAACCACATTAAAACGGCCCGTCTAATTTTAGACCCTCTCGTCGGTAGCAACCACCCCCAGTCGCCAAACGTTTTACCTCCGTCCCCTGAGTGGTTGATGAGACGAAATTTAAGTATGTATATTCATTGTGCGCTTCCCCGCTGCCAATCCCCctacactagcctctaccaggctccacaggtcgctggaaaaacggtacaaattggccaaatacacaGATAACATTCCAGAGGAGCCAGCTGGCCACGGAGTAGAGTTTGCGACCTAGACTGGATCCCCTGGCCAGCTAACCCCCCTGTTATGTTATCTATCTATTTGGccattttgtaccatttttccagcgaccggcggagcctggtagaggctacccctCCACTCCCACGGGATGAGGGAAGGTCCTCCGTGCAAGTGTTGTTTTTCTTACCGCGAAATCGGTCCGATACAAGCATCTCCCCCGACCGCAGTCAGCTGTCTGCCAACATTTGTGTCAAAAAGGCCCGGTATAAAACTTTCCACATGTGAGGCAGACGTACCAAAGTGCAACAGGCTATATTTAAACATCTGGCCTGCAATTTCCCTCCTTCACCTTAACGGTATCACGGGCGTCTTTAAGATCTATTTTCCCCCACCGGCGGCGCGAACGTCCCTCCTTGGCCTGGGCGGGGGACCCACGGCCATGCTTTTTGTGTGTAGCACAAccaggtagcctctaccaggccccgcggatggctggaaaaatagtagaaatgggccaaatagagtgaaaagtatgctaagggagtcggctacggagaaggtagagcctggaactgaaacaggatgacactcaggctgtgACATTGTTCCCAAAGCCTTTCGCAGCAGGTCAATTTACCGTTAACTCAGTGTTGCTGCCTTTCTCCATCCACCGTTAGGCGTTGCCGGCCGCGGCACTCTTAGATTTTCCGTTAAGCGTTTCCAGCATCTTCCCATGTAGACCCTCGCCCAAGGCCAGCTGCTGGTTGCCCGTGCGTGTGGCGCTGCCGTGTGCGGGCTGTCAGCACAATTATCCCCGGCACTAACCCGCCCGACACGGCCGTTCGTCTCCCCGGCTCCCCTTAACCTCGCAAGGAGCTCCCGCTTTGAAACCCAAATCCTTTAAGTCACCTTAGATAAATAAATCTTCCGGCAGGTCAAGCAAGGGAAGGAACTACTTTAAACTCTATATTCAAAGGCTTTTAAGTTTAACCCAAGGGTTGGGTTTGGAGGCGCAGCTTCTACCTTTTTACTCTTCAAAAACGTGGGTGCTTCAATGTTGGAGCAAAGTTCAGCTGAGTCCACTCTGAAAACCACCTGCCGGTAAGGACAGAGCGGTACATGGCTAACAATCTCTCCGGTTTCCCCCAACCTTTGGCGGAGTTCCCGCTTTGAAGCGAGACGGACCAACACGTCCCGAAAATAGAACGTTTAATCGAACCTGCTGCGAGTTTATTAGGGATCTGGCGTTCGGTATAAAGGCCCTGTTGACTCTCGCTAAAAGgtagcctagatgccagactgtttccaggacctacacaggccaggccctagcctggataccagactgtttccggggcttacacaggccagctcctagcctggataccagactgtttccgGGGCTTACACAGGCCAGgccctagcctggataccagactattTCTAGgccctacacaggccagctcctcggctcctgGGCCTACATGCCCCCCCCAAGCAAGGGTCTGTGGTAAAAATTGGTCCTAGAACCCAGGAGATGGCCTGTTTAGGCCCTgggaacagtctggcatccaggctagagcCTTGCCTGTGTAGACCCTGGAAAaagtctgacatccaggctccAGGTTGGAAACCATCTCCTGTCACTGTCCTGCCAGCACGGTGgttgttgcgttttaaacatcCCGGTTGTCCCTCTTGATTTTCGAAACATTCTGCGCCGCCCAGACCGTTTCCAACGCCGATAACTCAGCCGAGCggccccgggacggacccgTCTCCCGTCAGGACCCCGGCGCGGCGCCTGTCACCTCCCACACCGCCTGTCGGGCTTTCCTCATTTCTGGAATTTTCTCCCGTCCGAACAGTTTTGGACGAGATATTACTTAActcgatctccaagcagacgtaaggCTGCAGCTCAGGATTCCGGAAGTTCTGAAGTTCTGCTGTAAAGTCTGCAACAAcaccacccctgcagttccaaaggaaGCTGCTAGTAGACCCAAACTTAACTTACTTCTTCTCGTGggcaagagctatctaccatccAAACAGCATGACCATAACttgtccggaacacgagatacCAAAACAggcagttccgctgtagtaccaaggacagccaccagggggtccaaaatctaccAAATCCAAAACAAACGCATACTAATTTTCATATTagtccatccatagcttctagAGTTCTGCTGCTAAACCAAACACACTGttacaaacgctaccaaaaacatagcCTCAgttctggcaaaggtaatacTGTAAAAAGGAAAATGTCCGCGGATATCTAATTTCatatagggagaaaatggttcgcgatggtttcaagttcgcggtttaaacttactgtaaaagggaaactgttcgcggtggagaggtcaccgcgaaaatcgcCAATATAAAAGCACTGAgcacatttccccttttacagtaagtCGGATccgtgtatctgcttggagattatgatgTAAGCCTACATCAAGGCTGTTGTGGTGATAACGCTGTTGTGCCCCAGTTTCCCTCTCGTTGCCCGGTTTATCGGCCGTCCTTATAAATCGTTCCAGACGTACATATAAAAACCCGACGGACCCTAAAACGGAAAGCAAAACAAGTGGGTATGCGCCGGCGGGTACCAAATTGGCCGGCACAGAAAAGCTTAGCCTAGATTAGGGGCGATATTTAGACATGACGTCTGCGGTGCCGTCCCAAAGCGCCTCCTTACGTTCCGCGGCGCTCTAACGTCGTAAAGCGTTAGGTAACGTCCCAAGGCGTCGCCTAACGCCACCGTAAACATTGAAGGCCATTTAACGAGTTCGCAGCGCTCGGGATACCTGGCGTTATTTGCTAAATCCCGGCTTCCTCACGCTAAGTGCCGAGGGAAACAGGGCCCGATTCCGGGGTTCCAATTAGGCGCACCAAAGGCCGCCCTCACACGACATCGTTCCCATAGTCGCCgcagtcccggccgggcccggaCCAGCGACAGGCATTCCGGGTCCGGCTGGCAGAGGTGCGGACCTAGGAGGAGTATCTCATCGTCACGCAACACAACCGTCCGTCTCCAGCGCGCGGGAAGGCAAGCCTACAATGTCGCCTGAATACACCTCGCGTGTAAACCAGTCGCTCTTCGGACACACAGAAATAAAGCGAAGACACGAACCATTTCAAAAACCACGGCCCAGACAGGATCAGATAGACACAAGAATTTCATCCACACCTTTACGACTTGAAAACAAAACGTCTTAAGACTGATGTGATGCGACGATAAGAAGCGACAGCGGTGACCTGAAGACACTTAGACAGATCAGAGCACCTAAAggctatatatagtatatagtaGCTACACACTGTGAAACTTAATCGGATAACAGTCTTCTTCAACCCCGTCCAAAAGCAGCCACATGTACACCTTAATTTAGCAGCTTCCCGTGGCGATTGTACTCGAGTTTCCCGCGGACTTGGACGGTTGCCATCGCGCCCAGCCCCGAGCGGCGTGGCGGAAACTTCCGTGGTTCTCAGAGTCCGTGTGCGTTTCGCCGTTTCGGTCTGTGTTGTCGAGTGGCGGCCAGCGAGGCGCTTCAGAACCAACAGTCCGGTACGGGTCCGGCGGCTACGCGAACCGGAACCGAGGACGTGCCGACGCCGTGTCGGTATGCTAGAAATAACGGGGACCGCGAGCCCCAAATCGGCGCCGCGTCTGGTCAACTCGTCACAAAGACCTGTTCCTCCCGCAAAAGACAGCTGGCTAGGACATTGGCATGGAGCCGCACAAACCAAGCTACGCATCCAGATCGGGCCGGATAGCCTGACGTTACAAGTATCTCTTTGTGTTCCAAGCATATCAACTACAGTAAGCCACCATACGAATGATATAatggaaccaaggaggtttcaatttGATTTCAAACCTGCTTTGTGTAACTTAACGTAATCTCCATTAAGCAACGCAATAAAGGCGACCGCGtggtctctctctttctctctgaaGTCTATAGCAAGCCAAAGCCAAAAGCTAAGATCAGAGATTAAATGAAAAGTTTTCTACTTcacaaagacaaagaagaaCAGAAGTCTTACCTTGTGTTACGATGCGATAATCTAAGCAGACAGGCTGGATATATTCCTATGAGGTTCTGCGCTTGGTACTCCTCTGTCTGCGCTGTGCCGGTTTGTGACTGCTAGCGTTCTCCGCGCTGGTTTTTATACCGGGAAAGCCTCACCCCGGCCCAGACTCGGAAAGGAAGTCCCAAGCTCCGCCCCCTCTGACGTCACGCCTACAGCCAGACAGCTATCAGCGCCTGTTCGCGCCGTTGACGTCACACTCGGGGTAAACTCAGAAGCTGTTGTGGGTTCGCGCGGTTGAGTCAGAGCGGAATGCACGGTGCATGTCAACCTATTAGACCTTCTGCCGAGACTTAAAAAGCGTGGTTTCCTGTCCATATCCGGTTTCACGGACCGGAAGTGGCGCGGATTCTCTCTCCGTGACCTTGGACGGTTCCACGCGACTGGAGGAGACCACCCCAGACCGCTTTAGCGGCTTGTCAGACATTTTCGAGCAGACGTTTGGAAGGAAGACCGGCGTAAACCAGAAACACGGGGCAGCCTGCCAGAAAACATATAAACATGACGGGAGTCACACATTCCCCtttaaacatctgcttggagattacttatTAGATATACGATAATGATAATACAGACCTTTATTTCATACATGTGCTCTCTGGGCTAAGAACAGGTCACAACGAATAATGAGCAGTTTACAGATATATGTACACATTGTTAGTTTTCTACAAGAATTATAAGCAAAGTAgattcgacttcctctcgcttctctGTGATGGTGAAAATGATCAAAGGTTTGTCTTAACTCTAAAGTCATTagtcgctgcaagcatcccaaccagaaccagcacgtctccctcgaaatGGTGCCGCTGgggaagacggatgcccaaagtgtgtgggtctcagattcccAACCTGTTatacaaatccacgcgaaggctaccgtgtcactCCTTCTGACTCCGATGtaggaattgacacggtcaccatactcgatttgAATCTccgtatttgtatctgtactatgtatctgtactatgtatctgaatacgaataaagattatacgagtggttgccatagaAAGTCATTAGAATACTAATCTGTCTGTATTACACGGATGTATGAAGTAGAGACACATTTGTATCAGTCTTTAAAGCACAATTCCCTTTTGCTGTTTGGCAGACTTGCCGAGGAAAACTAGCACGAGCCAGTCGGAGCTTGTTCTCGGCAGCAGCAGCGAGCTGTTCCCGCGGAGACTCGGGTCGCGACCCGCGGAACCTCCCGCCGAGAGACCCGGGCTGACACCTGGCTGCCGTGTTCTATTCATCGGAGTCTGCCttcttctctctgtctctgacctagtctc from Branchiostoma lanceolatum isolate klBraLanc5 chromosome 4, klBraLanc5.hap2, whole genome shotgun sequence includes these protein-coding regions:
- the LOC136434050 gene encoding C1q-related factor-like isoform X2, which encodes MQLPCVLREKSAGAMLSLAVVCLSLSAEAFSLPSSWKQRCPPGAVCEDGGLVAGKPGGYKPGKAPVHRRPPTDYGNTESRRHNNHINNNNNILPASGGSQVAFSAKRTTDFTAPWERVIEFDRLLSNVGSSFDPYFGVFTCRVPGTYFFTFNMKKMDARRTTVHLMKNRRIEATAEDDSTRDTSMLSQAVVLHLELGDTVYTKLASGGLLDGSGEDGTITFTGFLLYQD